A single region of the Halopiger xanaduensis SH-6 genome encodes:
- a CDS encoding PH domain-containing protein, which yields MEALNPRIRLLWIGQGLLAAVVVGIGLAAVDQLLVDVPAAAIGGVAALILVLGVAYAVRLYQVWKFELQADALYLERGVVTFVETAVPFVRVQHVDTQFGPVERVFGLSSVVVYTAGTRNADVRIPGLTPDRARELQDTLRELAVESEAEDAV from the coding sequence ATGGAAGCGCTCAACCCCCGAATTCGACTCCTCTGGATCGGACAGGGGCTCCTCGCCGCGGTCGTCGTCGGCATCGGCCTCGCGGCCGTCGATCAGTTGCTCGTCGACGTACCCGCGGCCGCAATCGGCGGCGTCGCCGCGCTCATCCTCGTGCTCGGCGTCGCCTACGCCGTGCGGCTCTACCAGGTCTGGAAATTCGAACTGCAAGCGGACGCCCTCTACCTCGAGCGGGGCGTCGTCACGTTCGTCGAAACCGCGGTCCCGTTCGTCCGCGTCCAGCACGTCGACACGCAGTTCGGCCCCGTCGAGCGCGTCTTCGGGCTCTCGAGCGTGGTCGTCTACACGGCGGGCACCCGGAACGCGGACGTCCGGATTCCGGGGCTGACGCCGGACCGCGCGCGGGAGCTTCAAGACACCCTTCGGGAACTCGCCGTCGAGAGCGAGGCCGAGGACGCCGTCTAA
- a CDS encoding PH domain-containing protein, with protein sequence MNRLHPFSAVTYSLRYAFLGLWLPLFLVGALASVFEPIQGSWTVVAAPLGFLLGLSYGVAYYYRFGYQITEDTVDVASGVFARRSREIPYGRIQNVDIRQGVVQRLLGVAVVSIETAGGGTTEATLSVVGEDEADRLQAEIRRRTAGVKERRQEQDREHAPESDANVDPESQPDAEPDRQPAAGTDGPAGAETDPDAVTADSSSDAGRPTSESTARPSPQQRRRRLFELADTELLLYAFTTFRPAAGAAGLFLFFFATDAVLEAFLAAAAPFGGPQDLASGDAGSYGILTIVSGLISVGVTYLLSVAYTFAMYYDFQLGRIGDDFVYDRGLLQRYSGSIPAEKVQSVTVTDNPLQRLLGYAGLWVETAGYGPDSDAGSQSAVPLAARDRIYTFAENLTGVETPSFESPSPIARRRYAVRYSLLAAAIVAVAFGLSYATPLERWYLAAVVFVAVPPAAHLRYTHLGYFVGDDHLVIRSGFWRRRTTVIPYYRIQTVSTRRSIFQRRLGLASLVVDTASSRSFVWSSSTIYDIALEDARDVHGASRDHLQTALRERKAADDLGVSVDFT encoded by the coding sequence ATGAACCGCTTGCACCCGTTCAGCGCGGTCACGTACTCGCTCCGGTACGCCTTCCTCGGCCTCTGGCTCCCGCTCTTCCTCGTGGGCGCACTGGCGAGCGTCTTCGAGCCGATACAGGGAAGTTGGACGGTCGTCGCCGCGCCGCTTGGCTTCCTGCTCGGGCTCAGCTACGGCGTCGCGTACTACTATCGGTTCGGCTACCAGATCACCGAGGATACCGTCGACGTCGCGTCCGGCGTGTTCGCCCGCCGCTCTCGAGAGATACCCTACGGCCGGATCCAGAACGTCGACATCCGGCAGGGCGTCGTCCAGCGCCTGCTCGGCGTCGCCGTCGTCTCGATCGAGACCGCCGGCGGGGGCACGACCGAAGCGACGCTGTCCGTCGTCGGCGAGGACGAAGCGGATCGCCTCCAGGCGGAGATCCGCCGCCGTACTGCGGGCGTGAAGGAACGGCGGCAGGAACAGGACCGGGAGCACGCACCGGAGTCGGACGCGAACGTCGACCCCGAATCCCAGCCCGATGCCGAACCCGATCGTCAGCCCGCCGCTGGGACGGACGGCCCGGCCGGGGCCGAAACAGATCCGGATGCGGTAACGGCCGACTCGAGTTCGGACGCCGGACGACCGACTTCCGAGTCGACGGCGCGGCCGAGCCCGCAGCAGCGCCGCCGGCGGCTGTTCGAACTCGCCGACACGGAACTACTGTTGTACGCCTTCACGACGTTCCGGCCGGCCGCCGGCGCCGCCGGCCTCTTCCTGTTTTTCTTCGCGACCGACGCGGTGCTCGAGGCCTTCCTCGCCGCCGCGGCACCGTTCGGCGGTCCGCAGGACCTCGCGTCCGGCGACGCGGGGAGCTACGGCATCCTGACGATCGTCTCGGGGCTGATCAGCGTCGGCGTCACGTACCTCCTCAGCGTCGCGTACACCTTCGCGATGTACTACGATTTCCAGCTCGGCCGCATCGGCGACGATTTCGTCTACGACCGCGGCCTATTGCAGCGGTACAGCGGCTCGATCCCCGCCGAGAAGGTCCAGTCGGTCACGGTCACCGACAACCCGCTCCAGCGGCTGCTCGGCTACGCCGGGCTGTGGGTCGAGACCGCCGGCTACGGTCCCGACAGCGACGCCGGCAGCCAGTCGGCTGTCCCGCTGGCGGCCCGCGACCGCATCTACACGTTCGCCGAGAACCTCACCGGCGTCGAGACGCCGTCGTTCGAAAGCCCGTCGCCGATCGCCCGTCGGCGCTACGCGGTGCGGTACTCGCTGCTCGCCGCCGCGATCGTCGCCGTCGCCTTCGGCCTGTCGTACGCGACGCCGCTCGAGCGGTGGTACCTCGCCGCGGTCGTCTTCGTCGCGGTGCCGCCGGCGGCGCACCTCCGGTACACGCACCTGGGCTACTTCGTCGGCGACGACCACCTCGTGATCCGCAGCGGCTTCTGGCGCCGGCGGACGACCGTGATCCCCTACTACCGGATCCAGACGGTCTCGACGCGGCGCTCGATCTTCCAGCGCCGGCTCGGCCTCGCCTCGCTGGTCGTCGACACGGCCAGTTCCCGCTCGTTCGTCTGGTCGTCGTCGACGATCTACGATATCGCCCTCGAGGACGCCCGCGACGTTCACGGGGCGAGTCGCGACCACCTGCAGACGGCCTTGCGCGAGCGCAAGGCGGCCGACGATCTCGGCGTCTCCGTCGATTTCACGTGA
- a CDS encoding DUF7523 family protein, translating into MSLAAETRRAVADHPFLLTALRAGVVNYTAAARFLAADGLEGDTDAIATALRRYAEEVPDYGTESRAVQVRMESGIGPLEREADAPGDSEPEALLAVGGAAFGSVDGDRTAIIATGEVDPTALAAALERLALEDVSTTAAAVGDGTMVLVVDRIEGANAVRAVEAALEGVVVRTDENE; encoded by the coding sequence ATGTCACTGGCAGCCGAGACGCGCCGGGCCGTCGCCGACCACCCGTTCCTCCTGACGGCGCTTCGCGCGGGCGTCGTCAACTACACCGCCGCCGCCCGCTTCCTCGCGGCCGACGGACTCGAGGGCGACACCGACGCGATCGCGACCGCCCTGCGCCGGTACGCCGAGGAGGTTCCCGACTACGGGACCGAGTCGCGAGCCGTGCAGGTCCGCATGGAGAGCGGGATCGGCCCGCTCGAGCGCGAAGCCGACGCTCCCGGCGACTCCGAACCCGAAGCGCTGCTCGCCGTCGGCGGCGCGGCCTTCGGCTCCGTCGACGGCGACCGAACCGCGATCATCGCGACCGGCGAGGTAGACCCGACCGCCTTGGCCGCAGCGCTCGAGCGGCTCGCGCTCGAGGACGTGTCGACGACGGCTGCCGCCGTCGGCGACGGAACGATGGTGCTCGTCGTCGACCGAATCGAGGGGGCAAACGCCGTGCGAGCGGTCGAAGCCGCGCTCGAGGGCGTCGTCGTGCGTACAGACGAGAACGAGTAA
- a CDS encoding BolA family protein translates to MKPDEVEELIESALEDAEATVTHARDEHDEDHLAATVVSPAFEGLPLVQQHQRVYDALDDHMTTDIHALELSTYTPEEYEDAEA, encoded by the coding sequence ATGAAGCCTGACGAGGTCGAAGAACTCATCGAATCGGCACTCGAGGACGCCGAGGCGACGGTCACGCACGCCCGCGACGAACACGACGAGGACCACCTCGCGGCGACTGTCGTCTCGCCCGCGTTCGAGGGCCTGCCGCTGGTTCAGCAGCACCAGCGGGTCTACGACGCCCTCGACGACCACATGACGACCGACATCCACGCCCTGGAGCTGTCGACGTACACGCCCGAGGAGTACGAGGACGCCGAGGCCTAG
- a CDS encoding DUF4013 domain-containing protein, producing the protein MASPSVPVVAVISDALRYPVADEVGRGALLRCLIAVVLLVVGLRYAAALVPLVVGLVPALLAVVGLVLLLGTTAVLLADPAQRDWPSVRGLLRPGLAALALSIVGLAPPIGLLALSAMQTADSGTLEGGAGVLTLVSTTLLLFALLACAYAYPVAVAASVSNGRLRAAADTDVVMPVLADATYLLRWIVGFSLVLLGTWCALMTLQRGDASGILAAAAAAYFLVAGARTVGVGYADASGRSAVDSR; encoded by the coding sequence ATGGCGTCGCCGAGCGTGCCGGTGGTCGCGGTGATTAGCGACGCGCTTCGGTATCCCGTCGCCGACGAGGTCGGTCGGGGAGCGTTGCTCAGGTGTCTGATCGCCGTCGTCCTGCTCGTCGTCGGCCTCCGGTACGCGGCGGCGCTCGTCCCGCTGGTGGTCGGGCTCGTTCCGGCGCTCCTCGCGGTCGTCGGCCTCGTCCTCCTCCTCGGAACGACCGCTGTCCTGCTCGCCGATCCCGCGCAGCGGGACTGGCCCAGCGTTCGAGGGCTGCTCCGACCCGGACTCGCAGCGCTCGCGCTGTCGATCGTGGGACTCGCCCCGCCGATCGGCTTGCTGGCACTGTCGGCGATGCAAACGGCCGACAGCGGGACGCTCGAGGGCGGTGCGGGAGTGCTCACGCTCGTGTCGACGACGCTGTTGCTCTTCGCCCTCCTGGCGTGTGCGTACGCGTATCCGGTCGCGGTCGCTGCGAGCGTCTCGAACGGACGGTTGCGCGCCGCCGCCGATACCGACGTCGTCATGCCGGTGCTCGCCGACGCGACGTACCTCCTCCGCTGGATCGTCGGCTTTTCGCTCGTGCTGCTCGGCACGTGGTGTGCCCTGATGACCCTCCAGCGGGGCGACGCGTCGGGGATCCTCGCCGCGGCCGCCGCCGCGTACTTCCTCGTGGCGGGCGCTCGAA
- a CDS encoding NifU family protein, giving the protein MTASDPDSPASAATEDDVREAVSLFLRRNFPQIELHGGESTITEVDLEERRVGINLTGACSGCGVSPMTTQAIQRRLPDEIDAIDAVSVSTGLDGLAEESGSGPDVPPDVPF; this is encoded by the coding sequence ATGACCGCGTCCGACCCGGATTCCCCCGCGTCCGCCGCTACCGAGGACGACGTTCGGGAGGCCGTCTCCCTGTTCCTCCGGCGGAACTTCCCCCAGATCGAACTGCACGGCGGCGAGTCGACGATCACCGAAGTCGACCTCGAGGAGCGCCGCGTCGGGATCAACCTCACCGGCGCCTGCAGCGGCTGCGGCGTCAGCCCGATGACGACCCAGGCAATCCAGCGCCGGCTCCCCGACGAGATCGACGCGATCGACGCCGTCAGCGTCAGTACGGGACTCGACGGGCTGGCCGAGGAGTCGGGTTCGGGGCCGGACGTCCCGCCGGATGTCCCCTTCTGA